Part of the Streptomyces europaeiscabiei genome is shown below.
TTGGTGGCCTTGCGGTGCGGGGAGTGATGGTAGTCGAGGAGAGTCGTCACCGACTGGTCGACGGTCAGGATGACGTCGCCGCCCCGGCCGCCGTTGCCGCCGTCGGGGCCGCCGAGCGGCTTGAACTTCTCCCGGTGGACGGAGGCACAGCCGTGGCCTCCGTTACCCGCGGCGACATTCAGTTCGACGCGGTCCACGAAGGTGGTCATGGTGGGTGCCTCCAGATACGCGCTGTGCGTGGTGTTCGGAACTGTCTTACCTGTAACACGTCAAAGGCGGACCCACTTCCCGTACGGAATCCCGTACGAGAAGCGAGGTCCGCCTCGACGAATCGCTCTACGGAAGCCTTGGTCGTCAGACCGGGCGAGTCAGAAGACTCAGGCGGCCGGAACGATGTTGACGACCTTGCGACCACGGCTGGTGCCGAACTCGACCGCACCGGCGTTCAGCGCGAACAGGGTGTCGTCCTTGCCGCGGCCGACACCCGAGCCCGGGTGGAAGTGCGTGCCGCGCTGGCGGACCAGGATCTCACCGGCGTTGACGACCTGACCGCCGAAGCGCTTCACGCCGAGCCGCTGAGCGTTGGAGTCGCGACCGTTCCGGGTGGACGATGCGCCCTTCTTGTGTGCCATGTCTCCTCAGTCCCTTACTTCGCAGCCGCGGGGATCTCAGTGACCTTGATCGCCGTGTACTGCTGGCGGTGGCCCTGACGACGGCGGTAGCCGGTCTTGTTCTTGTAGCGAAGGATGTCGATCTTCACACCCTTGTGGTGGTCCACGATCTCGGCCTGGACCTTGATGCCGGCCAGCACCCACGGGTCGCTGGTCACAGCGTCGCCGTCGACAACGAGCAGGGTCGAGAGCTCGACCGTGTCGCCAACCTTGGCAGTGGAAATCTTGTCAACCTCAACGATGTCGCCGACAGCAACCTTGTGCTGGCGACCACCGCTGCGCACGATGGCGTACACGCGGATCTCACTCTCTCGCTCGGGAACGGCACCCCCGCAGTCCAGCCGCCCGACATGCGAGCAGCCTCTCCCACGGCGCCCGGCGCGCGGAAGGAATGAGGTTTACGGGGCTGTGACGCGTCTCTACCTACGGACACGCCGACGGTCAAGGTTACGGGGCTACGCCCGAAGGGGTCAAACCGAGCCCCTCCCCCGCACACGCCGGTGCCCCCACCCGGTGGCGAAACCACCCGGCAGGGGCACCAGTCGGAGCGGAGCGAGCGCCCGCCCCGAGGGGCTCAGCTCTCGTCGGTCGAGGCCGTGACCGTGGCCGACGACTGCTCGGCGGCCACCGTGGTCTTCTTCGTGGCCGTCTTCTTGGCCACCGCCTTCTTGGCCGTGGTCTTCTTCGCGACCGTCTTCTTGGCCACCGCCGCCGTCTTCTTCGTGGCGGCCTTCTTCGCCGTGGCCTTCTTGGCCGTCTTGCGCGCCGCCGCCTTCTTGACGGGCGCCTCGGCCTCGGTCTCCTCGGCGGCCGGAGCGGCCTCCTCGACCGGAGCCTCGACCGCGGCGTCGGCGGAAGCGGACGGAACCACGACCACGGCCGCCTCCGCGGACGCGGTGGGTGCCGTCGCCTTGCGCACGGCACGCCGACGCGGGCGGGCCGGAGCCGCGCTCTCGGCGGCGACCGCCGCCTCGGGCTGCGCGACCGGCTCGGCCACCGGCTCGGCGGCCTTCTCGACCACGGGCTCGGCGACCGGCTCGGCCACCGTCACCACGGCGTCCTCCGCCGCCGCCCCGGTCGGCGCGCCCGCCGGAGCGGACACCTTCCGGGTCGCCCGGCGACGCGTACGGCCCTTGGGCGCGGCCTCCTCGGTGCTCGCGGCGGCCTCGGCCTCGACGACCGGGTCCTCCACGGCCACGGGCTCCGCCTCGGCGGCCTCCCGCGACTTCGGGGCACGGTCCTCGGAGACGGTGGTGGCCACGGCCTCGCGGGGCTTCGGCGCACCCGAGGGCGCGGACGCCCGCCGGGTCGCGCGGCGCCGCGAACGGCCACGTCCGACCGCCGCCTCCGCCTCGGCGACGCTGCTGTACAGCTCCTCGTCGGGCTCGTACTCGGGGGCGGGGAGAGCCACGGGCTCGGCGACCTCTGCGGCCACCTCGGCCTCGACCAGCTCGGCCGACTCCACCGGCTCGACGGCCTCGGAGGCGGGCATGTGGTCGTGGTCGTGCTCGGCACCGCCACGCCCGCGCTTGCGGCGCTTGCCGCCACCGCCGACGGCCGTGGGCTGGTCCATGTGCACGATCACGCCGCGCCCGTTGCAGTGGACACAGGTCTCGGAGAAGGACTCCAGGAGGCCCTGCCCGACGCGCTTGCGGGTCATCTGGACCAGACCCAGCGAGGTGACCTCGGCGACCTGGTGCTTCGTACGGTCGCGTCCCAGGCACTCCAGCAGGCGCCGCAGCACCAGGTCCCGGTTGGACTCCAGGACCATGTCGATGAAGTCGATGACGACGATGCCGCCGAGGTCGCGCAGCCGCAGCTGACGCACGATCTCCTCGGCCGCCTCCAGGTTGTTCCTGGTGACCGTCTCCTCCAGGTTGCCGCCCTGGCCGGTGAACTTGCCGGTGTTGACGTCGACCACGATCATGGCCTCGGTCTTGTCGATCACCAGCGAACCACCGCTGGGCAGCCACACCTTGCGGTCCAGCGCCTTCATCAGCTGCTCGTCGATGCGGTACGTCGCGAAGACGTCGACCTCGGAGGTCCACTTCTGCAGGCGGTCGGCCAGGTCGGGCGCGACGTGTGCGACGTATCCGTGGATGGTCTCCCACGCGTCCTCGCCGCTGACGATGACCTTGGAGAAGTCCTCGTTGAAGATGTCGCGGACGACACGGACGGTCATGTCCGGCTCGCCGTACAGCAGCGTCGGCGCGTTCGAGCTGCCGCCGTTCTTGGCCTTCTTCTGGATGTCCCCCCACTGCGCGTGCAGCCGCTCGACGTCACGGCGCAGCTCGTCCTCGCTCGCGCCCTCGGCGGCGGTGCGCACGATGACGCCCGCGTCCTCGGGGACGATCTTCTTGAGGATGGTCTTCAGCCGGGCCCGCTCGGTGTCGGGCAGCTTGCGGCTGATACCGGTCATCGACCCCTCGGGGACGTAGACCAGGTAGCGGCCGGGCAGGGAGACCTGGCTGGTCAGGCGGGCGCCCTTGTGTCCGATCGGGTCCTTCGTCACCTGGACGAGGACCGACTGGCCGGACTTCAGGGCGGACTCGATGCGCCGCGGCCCGTTGGCCATGCCCAGCGCCTCGAAGTTGACCTCACCGGCGTACAGGACGGCGTTGCGGCCCTTGCCGATGTCGATGAAGGCGGCCTCCATCGACGGCAGCACGTTCTGCACCTTGCCGAGGTAGACGTTGCCGACGTACGAGGTCGCCTGCTCCTTGTTGACGTAGTGCTCGACGAGCACGTTGTCTTCCAGGACGCCGATCTGGGTGCGCTCGCCGCTCTGACGGACGACCATGACGCGCTCGACGGCCTCGCGGCGGGCGAGGAACTCGGCCTCGGTGATGATCGGGACGCGCCGGCGGCCCTGCTCACGGCCTTCACGGCGGCGCTGCTTCTTGGCCTCCAGACGGGTCGAGCCCTTGATGGACTGCACCTCGTCGGAGAACTCGGTCTCCTTGGCGCGCCGCTCGCGCGGCTCGCGGACCTTGACGACCGTGCGCTCGGGGTCGTCGGTGCCGGCCTCGGTCTCGGCCTCGGTGCCGGAGTCACCGGCGCGACGACGACGGCGCCGGCGTCGACGGCTGCTGCTGGAGCCGGAACCGGCCTCCTCGCGCTCGTCGGCCTCGTCCTCGTCCTCGTCCACCTGCTCGGCGGTGTCCTCGGCGTCCTGCGTGGCCTGCTCGGCGGCGATTTCGTCACCCTCGGCGTCGTCGGCGTCGGCCGACTCGCCCCGGCGACGACGGCGGCCACCACGGCGACGGCGACGGCGCGACCCGGTGGACTCCTCCTCGCCGTACTCGTCACCCTCGGCGTCCTCGTTGCCCTCCTCGGGCTCCTCGGGCTCCTCCGGCTCGTCGGCCACCACGGCGGCGGCCACGGGCTGCTGCGCCTCGGCAGGCTCGCCCCGACGGCGACGCCGACGACGCGACCCGCCCGTGTTCTCCTCCTCGGCGAACCCGCCGAGGTCGGTGCTCTCGGCGGGCTCCTCGACCTCCACGGCCTCGGGCTCCGCCTCGGCGGCGGCCTGCGCGGCGGCCCGCTCCGGCGTCTGGAACATCGGCTCGGTGAACACCGGCGCCTGGAACACGGCCACGGCGGGCCGCGACGGGCGCGACGGCGCCTCCTCCGCGACCGGCGCGGCAGGCGCCGAGAACCCGACGGCGGCCTTGCGCGCGGCCCGGCGACGGGCCCGACGAGGCCCGGCCTCCTCCGTCTCGTCAGCCGGGGCGGCGGACACCTGGACGACCTGGGCCGAAGCCGGCTCGGCGGCGTGCGCCTCGGCGACAGCCGCCTGCACGGTCTGCGGCGCGGCGGTCCGGGCGGCGACGGACTCGGCCGCATCGGCGGCCTCACCCTCGGGCACCCCGGCGGGTGCGGTCACCCGCCGCGTGGCCCGGCGACGCGTACGACGCGGCGCGGCCTCCTCGGCCGCCTCCTCCTCGGGCTCCGCAACGGCGACGGGGGCGGCTTCCGCGGCCTCCGCCGGAGCCTGAACGACCTCTGCGGCCACCGGCTCACCGGCGGGCGCGGACACCCGCCGCGTGGCACGACGGCGCGTACGACCGGCGGGCGCCGCCTCCTCGACGGCAGCGGGCACCTCAACGGCGGGAGCCTCGACCGGGGCAACGGCCTCGGGCGTGGCGGCACTCTCCTCGGCGGCCTTGGGCGCGCCGGTGGGGGCCGATGCGCGGCGGGTCGCACGACGGCGCGTACGACCGGCGGGCGCGGCCTCCTCGACGGCGGTGGGCATCTCGGCGACGGCGGCGGTCCCGGCGCTCTCGGCCACGGCCGTGGCGGTGGCCGGTACCACGGTCTCGACGACCTCGACGGCCTCGGTGTCCTTGGGCGCACCGGCGGGCGCCGATGCGCGGCGGGTCGCACGACGGCGCGTACGACCGGCGGGCGCGGCCTCCTCGACGACGGCGGGCGTCTCGGCCACGGCGGTGGTCCCGGCCTCGGCGGCTTCCTCGTCAGCCTCGGCATCAACTACGGCCTCGGCGGTCACAGCGGCCTCGTCCACGACGGTCGCCTCAGCCACCTCGGCCGCCTCACCAGCGGAGGCGAGATCCTCGGACTCGGCGGCCGGTATGGCCGGCGCGGTGGTCTCCGCGTCCGCTTCGGAGGCGGCGGACGGCGGTCCCGCGGGGCGGGAAGCGGCACGGCGACGACGGCGCGGCGGCAGGGTGTCGCTCGGCGTGTTGTTCTCGGAGCCCTGCGCGGGCTCTGCGGATTCGATCGATTCGGGCATGCGGGCGTTTCTCCCGTCAGGCTCCCGGGCGCCGCACTCGGTCCGGCGTGGCCGGTGACGTCCGCGGCTCGCGTCGTGCGCGACTGCCGCCGTCCGGGGCGCGGGCGCCGCACGGGAGCTCTCTGTGTCCTGTCTCACCGGTTCCGTACGCATGTTGCGTACGGCCTGGCGAAAGTCTTGTGGTCGGTGCGCTGCCCGACCCAGGTGGCTCCCGGATCAGAGGGCGGCGCTACGACGTTCGTCCCTACGCGGGGCCTACCGGCGCCGACGCCTTCGCGGCGGCAGCGGGTTCGGCCGTTGAGAGGGCCGGCGCTGCCTCGCGGTCGGGCGCGAGCGGGTCGGTCACCGTGCCGTTCTCTGCATCGAAAAGCCCCTGCGCCAGCCTGGTCACCGCTGCGGGGACCGGCGGCGCCAGGTCGGCCACGGCGCGGAGACCGGACAGGACGTCGTCGGGTCGTACGGCAGGCGTCACGTGCCGAACAACCAGCCGCAGTATCGCACAGGGCTGGTCCGTCGGCCCAGCAAGGGGCGCGGCGCCAGCCGCTCCGGTGGAGCCGACGCTCGCGGCGGGCTGTGGACCGGACGTCTCAGAACCGTCAGGTCCGTCGCTTCCGTCCCGTCCGTCACGACTGTCGAGATCCACGACGGCGGCCCTGGCGTCGAAGGTCCGTACGCCGTTCTTGGTCCTGCGCTGGACCTCGACGAGGTCCGCCGCCTTGAAGGCCTCGACCGCGCGCCCGGCGTCCGCCGGGTCCACGCCGTCCAGGCGCAGCTCCCACACGGAGGCCGTGAGCCGGTCGGCGAGCCCGGAGGTCCGGGCCTCGACCGCGTCGACGATGTCGAGCCCGGTGGGCAGCGACTCGTCGAGCAGGATCCTGAGTTTGTCCGGGTCGCGCGCGTCGGTGAGCGCGATCTCCAGGTACTCCGCCTCACTGCCCGTGCCGGTGGGTGCGGCATTGGCGTACGACACCTTCGGATGCGGCGTGAACCCCGCCGAGTACGCCATCGGCACCTCGGCACGGCGCAGCGCACGCTCGAAGGCGCGCTGGAAGTCACGGTGGCTGGTGAACCGGAGGCGGCCGCGCTTGGTGTAGCGCAGTCGGATGCGCTGCACCGCGGGTGCGGGCGGCGGGCCTTCGGGCTGTCGCTTGCCCAGTGTCGTTCAGTCCTTCGTGAGTGCGGTCGTACTGCTATCAAGAGTACGTGTCGCGGCGGCCCCCGGTTCCCGCCTGTGGACAGGCTTCGTCTCCGCCGGCCGCCCGAAGAGCGCCGACCGCACACCGGCACGGGCCTGGCGGACGGACTCGCGGGCGGTGGCCAGGGCCTGCCGGGTGGTACGGCCCACCATGCGCCCGACCGCCGCGACCGGCTTCCACACGGCATCCCGCACGAAGTGGCCGGCGGGCGTGAGGACCGTCCGGTACACCCACCGTGTCGGCTCGACGAAGATCCACCGGAAGAGGCCGGCCAGGAACCGGCCGACGGCGAGCGAGATCCGCCCCGCGACGCGCCATGCGTGTCCGAGGGCGTCCCAGACCTCCCGTCCCACGACGGCGAGCATCCGCCCGACCGGTATGAGCACCCACCGCCACACGGCGAGAGCGGGCAGCACAAGCAGCACACGCGCCGTCCAGTAGATCCCGAGCCAGAGCCCGGTGAAGATCATCCCTACGAGCCGCACGACGCCTCGGGCCAACCACGCGATCGCGTGCCCCACGGGCGTCAGCACATACCGGTACAGCCACACGGCCGGCACGACGAGGAGGTACCGCACCAGCCGGGCCGAGACCGTGAACAGCGCGACCGCGACGGCGGCGACCCCGACCCCGATGCCCCTGGCCAGCCAGGCGACGCCCCGTCCGAGCGGCGCCAACGTCCACCGGTACAGCCACCCGAGCCCGGCGCGGACTCCGGCGGCCACCCAGAGGGCCCCGCTCCCGATCCCGGCGGCCACCCAGGCGACCGCATGCCCCACAGGCGTCAGCACGTACCGGTACAGCCACACCGCCGGCACGACCAGCAGCCAGTACCCGAGGCGGCCGAGCCCCTTGGCGACCGGCACGACGACGTACCGCCACAGCACCACCCACGGCCACACGAGGGCGGCCCTGGCGACCCACAGCGACGCCCGCCCCAGTGGGCGCAACACGGTGTCCGTCAGGAACCGCCCGACCACCACGAGCACGTCCCACACCATCCGCACCGGCACGACCAGCACGAGCACGACGATCCGCACGGGAATCCGGATCGCGACGACGAGGCACCCCTCGGGCGTCTGCTGCCGCACAGGCATCCGCCCCGCCGGCCGCTCGGCGGCCGGCGGGGCGGGCGGCTCGACGACCTGTCGGGCAGGCCTCTTCTCCAGGTCCATGACGACGTAGACGCCTCAGCGCCCCGTACGGATCCAGCCACACGTCTGCAAATTTCCCGCCCGTGCGCCCCGGCGGCCGCGCCCGCCCCGGCAACTCGGCCGAGGCCCTACCGCTTGCGCCCGGAGGCCCTCGCGGACTTGGCAGACTTACCTGCCCGGGAGGCCTTGGGGCGGCGCACCACAGCGGACAGATCCGGTGCGGAGGCGTGCGGTGCGGAGAACTCCCTGTTGATCTCGACCTGACGGCGGATGCGCTCGGGCAGGTCCCGCATGGCCAGCAGACGGTCGCACGCCCGCAGGGCCGCGTCGTGGTCACCCACCCAGTGGGCGGCGATGGAGAACTCGAACAGCAGCCCCCACCGGTAGACCCAGGGCTTGGTGAAGAGCAGGTCGTCCGGTGCGGGCCTGTCGACGACATCGACGAGAAGGGCGTGTGCCGTGTGGTGGCGGCGCCGGAGACGGAGGCGGGAGGCCAACTCGTAGCAGGCTTCGAGCCTTGCGGGACGGGCCTCCCAGGCCCGGGAGAACGTGTCCATGGCTCCCGGCCAGTCCTCCTCCTTCTCCGCTCTGAGCATCCCGGCTTCGAGCAACGAGCAATAGACCTCCTCGCCCCAGCCGCCCATCGCCGCGCGCCGCTCGTACAGCGCGATCGCCTCCCGCGCGTGGCCGAGGTCGCGTTCGGTGTTGGCCAGGTAGAAGACGGTGCGGGGGTTGGCCGGGTCGCGTTCGAGTTCGCGCCTGAGCAGACGGGCGTCGCGCTCGAACTTGTCGTCGCGGCAGCCGCCGTCGGCGTGGTCCTCGATGACGATCGCGTCCAGGTTCTCCTGGACATCGGGGGCGTCGGTGCACGGGTACTCGTGGGTCACACCCTCGTAGCGCCAGAGCCGGTCCCCCCGCATCAGATGCTTGAAACGGTGCTGGGTGCCCGGGTAGTCGTAACGCAGCATGTACGAGGTGGCCGTCAGCCGGGGCAGCGGCGCGTCCTGACGCATGACGTGGTCGGCGTCGATGGTGAGCAGGAAGTCGGCCTTGCCCCTGGCATGTTGGATGTTCCGCGTCCGGTTGTGCCCGAAGTCGACCCAGGTGTCCTGGTGCAGCTCTCCCGGGATGCCGTCCAGCGCCTTGCGGATCAGGTCCTGCGTACCGTCCGTGGAGCCGGTGTCGGAGATGACCCAGGTGTCGATCAGGGGGCGGACCGAGGCGAGGCAGCGCTCGATCACCCGCGCCTCGTTCTTGACGATCATGCAGAGACAGATGGTCTGCGACTTCACGGCCTCACCGGTCCCGGAGAAGTTGGAACGCCGCCGGAAGGGCCGCGTGACATACCTCCTTCTATCTCACAAATAGTTGCCAATGACCTTGAATTAGCCCACCCGTGACACCCGCTTAGGCCGACTTGATGATCTACGCCCCCCGTACGGGCCAGCGCGCTGGTCGGCCCGGTGGACAGGGGCGAGGCTCACGATCGAGTGCGGGGAGAAGCCCCAAACCAGTTGAAACAAGGAGCACATAGATGAGTCCTGAGCGCAGGACGATCTCGCTGATAGGCCCGCTGGCCCGAGACAGGATCACCAAGGTCAGCACTTTTGCCTCGCTCGCGCTGGTAGTGGCAGCCGGACTGGCCGCCCCCGCCGTCGCGGCCACGCGAAGCGTGTCCGAGCACTCCACGACCACGAGGGCCGGCGACGAGGAGTGCCCTCCCCCCGACGAGCAGGGTGAGCACGACGGATCGGCGTCCGACTGGTACGACCAGGAAGACCAGGACCGCACCGCGGCACTCGGTGGCAACGACGACCACTGCGAGGAAGGTCCCAGCGGTCCGACCGGCCCCCCGGGAGAGACCGGCGCCACGGGCGCGACGGGTGCCACGGGCGCGACGGGCGCGACGGGCGCGACGGGTGCCACCGGCCCCACGGGGGCCACCGGCCTCCAGGGCGACACCGGTGAGGACGGCGCCACAGGTCCGGCCGGCCCCACGGGAGCGGACGGCATCGCGGGTCCGACCGGCCCCACCGGACCAACCGGGGCGGACGGCATCGCCGGACCCACCGGGCCCACCGGATTGGACGGCATCGCCGGACCCACCGGGCCCACCGGAGCTGACGGCGTCACCGGAGGCACGGGAGCCACCGGAGCGACGGGATCGACCGGGACGACCGGCGCCACGGGACCCGCCGGCCCCTGCTCCGACATCGACGCGGTACAGGACTCGAAGAAGTTCGAGTTCCGGGCCGCACTGACCGAGGGACGGGTCTTCGCGGGCATCCGCGACCTCCGGGGCGCAGCCGCCCACCCGTTCCTGTGGACCGACCTCAGCACCCACCCCAACTTCCCCGCAGGCGGCCTTGATTCACAGGGCCGCGATGTCGGCTTCGCCTGCGGCGTCTCCGTCAACACCCACTCCTACGGCAACAGCCATGGGCACGGGCAGAAGGAAACCGGCAAGGAGCACGGCCAGGGCACCGGCAAGGAGCACGGCCAGAGCACGGGCCAGAGCCAGGGTCACGCCCAGAACACGAGCCAGGGCCACAGCCAGGGCCAGGCCCAGAACACGAGCCAGGGCCACACCCAGGGCCAGGCCCAGAACACGAGCCAGGGCCACACCCAGGGCCAGGCCCAGAACACGAGCCAGGGCCACACCCAGGGCCAGAGCCAGAGCCAGAGCCAGAGCCACGGTCAAGGCCAGAGCACGAGCCAGGGCCAGGGCCACAGTCAAGGCCAGAGCACGAGCACGAGCACGAGCCACGCCCAGAGCACGAGCCAGGGCCACACTCAGGGCACCGTCCAGCAGCACGGCGCGGACACGGGCAAGGACCACGGTGCCGGCACCGGCAAGGACCACGGCGAGGACAAGGGCCAGAACAAGGGCGACCACTCGAACGCCGACAAGGGCCTCGTCAAGTTCAACGTCGTCACGACCGTGGGCGAGATCTGGGAGACCACCTGCGTGCCGGTCGACACGCAGCCCCACGCCACCCTGAACTGCGACGACGCCCAGGGCAACCCGCGCCCCTGGCTCAGGGTCGAGCTCCAGCCCTCGGACAGCATCATCAACGGCGGCTCAACCGTCACACCCCGTGTCACCGACCGGTAGCACCTGAAGAATAGGGGTGCCCGGAGAACGGCCGACCGGCCCTCCGGACACCCCTCACGACCCAAGTCCTTCATGCCACGACCGTTCCACGCTCATGGCCGTGGACGGTCAGTGGCTGTGCTGCCCACTCCCCACCGGCTGCTTGACCGACAGCGGCAGCAGCTTCTTGCCCGTAGGCCCGATCTGGATCTGGGTGTCCATCTGGGGACACACCCCGGGATACGACCACGAGCGCAGCCGCAGAGGAAGGCTGAAGCCTTCAAGAGCAGGACAACAGATGGTCGTTCTACTCGGGACACCACCAACCGCTTCCAGCGTGCCAGTCCTTCACCCAGCCCGCGAAGCCTTGTTCCGGCTGCCCAGAGAGAGAACCGGTGTAAGGCGTGGCGCAGCCGTCACGGAGCCACCACACGCGCCCACGCTGCGGCCCGGCCACCACCAACGTCCAGTACTCACCTACTCCGTCGGCCCCCAGCAGCACTGAACCGTCCTGGTACGTCCGGT
Proteins encoded:
- a CDS encoding Rne/Rng family ribonuclease, with protein sequence MPESIESAEPAQGSENNTPSDTLPPRRRRRAASRPAGPPSAASEADAETTAPAIPAAESEDLASAGEAAEVAEATVVDEAAVTAEAVVDAEADEEAAEAGTTAVAETPAVVEEAAPAGRTRRRATRRASAPAGAPKDTEAVEVVETVVPATATAVAESAGTAAVAEMPTAVEEAAPAGRTRRRATRRASAPTGAPKAAEESAATPEAVAPVEAPAVEVPAAVEEAAPAGRTRRRATRRVSAPAGEPVAAEVVQAPAEAAEAAPVAVAEPEEEAAEEAAPRRTRRRATRRVTAPAGVPEGEAADAAESVAARTAAPQTVQAAVAEAHAAEPASAQVVQVSAAPADETEEAGPRRARRRAARKAAVGFSAPAAPVAEEAPSRPSRPAVAVFQAPVFTEPMFQTPERAAAQAAAEAEPEAVEVEEPAESTDLGGFAEEENTGGSRRRRRRRGEPAEAQQPVAAAVVADEPEEPEEPEEGNEDAEGDEYGEEESTGSRRRRRRGGRRRRRGESADADDAEGDEIAAEQATQDAEDTAEQVDEDEDEADEREEAGSGSSSSRRRRRRRRRAGDSGTEAETEAGTDDPERTVVKVREPRERRAKETEFSDEVQSIKGSTRLEAKKQRRREGREQGRRRVPIITEAEFLARREAVERVMVVRQSGERTQIGVLEDNVLVEHYVNKEQATSYVGNVYLGKVQNVLPSMEAAFIDIGKGRNAVLYAGEVNFEALGMANGPRRIESALKSGQSVLVQVTKDPIGHKGARLTSQVSLPGRYLVYVPEGSMTGISRKLPDTERARLKTILKKIVPEDAGVIVRTAAEGASEDELRRDVERLHAQWGDIQKKAKNGGSSNAPTLLYGEPDMTVRVVRDIFNEDFSKVIVSGEDAWETIHGYVAHVAPDLADRLQKWTSEVDVFATYRIDEQLMKALDRKVWLPSGGSLVIDKTEAMIVVDVNTGKFTGQGGNLEETVTRNNLEAAEEIVRQLRLRDLGGIVVIDFIDMVLESNRDLVLRRLLECLGRDRTKHQVAEVTSLGLVQMTRKRVGQGLLESFSETCVHCNGRGVIVHMDQPTAVGGGGKRRKRGRGGAEHDHDHMPASEAVEPVESAELVEAEVAAEVAEPVALPAPEYEPDEELYSSVAEAEAAVGRGRSRRRATRRASAPSGAPKPREAVATTVSEDRAPKSREAAEAEPVAVEDPVVEAEAAASTEEAAPKGRTRRRATRKVSAPAGAPTGAAAEDAVVTVAEPVAEPVVEKAAEPVAEPVAQPEAAVAAESAAPARPRRRAVRKATAPTASAEAAVVVVPSASADAAVEAPVEEAAPAAEETEAEAPVKKAAARKTAKKATAKKAATKKTAAVAKKTVAKKTTAKKAVAKKTATKKTTVAAEQSSATVTASTDES
- a CDS encoding collagen-like protein, with product MSPERRTISLIGPLARDRITKVSTFASLALVVAAGLAAPAVAATRSVSEHSTTTRAGDEECPPPDEQGEHDGSASDWYDQEDQDRTAALGGNDDHCEEGPSGPTGPPGETGATGATGATGATGATGATGATGPTGATGLQGDTGEDGATGPAGPTGADGIAGPTGPTGPTGADGIAGPTGPTGLDGIAGPTGPTGADGVTGGTGATGATGSTGTTGATGPAGPCSDIDAVQDSKKFEFRAALTEGRVFAGIRDLRGAAAHPFLWTDLSTHPNFPAGGLDSQGRDVGFACGVSVNTHSYGNSHGHGQKETGKEHGQGTGKEHGQSTGQSQGHAQNTSQGHSQGQAQNTSQGHTQGQAQNTSQGHTQGQAQNTSQGHTQGQSQSQSQSHGQGQSTSQGQGHSQGQSTSTSTSHAQSTSQGHTQGTVQQHGADTGKDHGAGTGKDHGEDKGQNKGDHSNADKGLVKFNVVTTVGEIWETTCVPVDTQPHATLNCDDAQGNPRPWLRVELQPSDSIINGGSTVTPRVTDR
- the rplU gene encoding 50S ribosomal protein L21, with the protein product MYAIVRSGGRQHKVAVGDIVEVDKISTAKVGDTVELSTLLVVDGDAVTSDPWVLAGIKVQAEIVDHHKGVKIDILRYKNKTGYRRRQGHRQQYTAIKVTEIPAAAK
- a CDS encoding glycosyltransferase, which gives rise to MKSQTICLCMIVKNEARVIERCLASVRPLIDTWVISDTGSTDGTQDLIRKALDGIPGELHQDTWVDFGHNRTRNIQHARGKADFLLTIDADHVMRQDAPLPRLTATSYMLRYDYPGTQHRFKHLMRGDRLWRYEGVTHEYPCTDAPDVQENLDAIVIEDHADGGCRDDKFERDARLLRRELERDPANPRTVFYLANTERDLGHAREAIALYERRAAMGGWGEEVYCSLLEAGMLRAEKEEDWPGAMDTFSRAWEARPARLEACYELASRLRLRRRHHTAHALLVDVVDRPAPDDLLFTKPWVYRWGLLFEFSIAAHWVGDHDAALRACDRLLAMRDLPERIRRQVEINREFSAPHASAPDLSAVVRRPKASRAGKSAKSARASGRKR
- a CDS encoding TIGR03936 family radical SAM-associated protein, whose translation is MQRIRLRYTKRGRLRFTSHRDFQRAFERALRRAEVPMAYSAGFTPHPKVSYANAAPTGTGSEAEYLEIALTDARDPDKLRILLDESLPTGLDIVDAVEARTSGLADRLTASVWELRLDGVDPADAGRAVEAFKAADLVEVQRRTKNGVRTFDARAAVVDLDSRDGRDGSDGPDGSETSGPQPAASVGSTGAAGAAPLAGPTDQPCAILRLVVRHVTPAVRPDDVLSGLRAVADLAPPVPAAVTRLAQGLFDAENGTVTDPLAPDREAAPALSTAEPAAAAKASAPVGPA
- the rpmA gene encoding 50S ribosomal protein L27; this encodes MAHKKGASSTRNGRDSNAQRLGVKRFGGQVVNAGEILVRQRGTHFHPGSGVGRGKDDTLFALNAGAVEFGTSRGRKVVNIVPAA